One part of the Marmota flaviventris isolate mMarFla1 chromosome 4, mMarFla1.hap1, whole genome shotgun sequence genome encodes these proteins:
- the Hmgb1 gene encoding high mobility group protein B1, whose protein sequence is MGKGDPKKPRGKMSSYAFFVQTCREEHKKKHPDASVNFSEFSKKCSERWKTMSAKEKGKFEDMAKADKARYEREMKTYIPPKGETKKKFKDPNAPKRPPSAFFLFCSEYRPKIKGEHPGLSIGDVAKKLGEMWNNTAADDKQPYEKKAAKLKEKYEKDIAAYRAKGKPDAAKKGVVKAEKSKKKKEEEEDEEDEEDEEEEEDEEDEDEEEDDDDE, encoded by the exons atGGGCAAAGGAGATCCTAAGAAGCCGAGAGGCAAAATGTCATCATATGCATTCTTTGTGCAAACTTGCCGGGAGGAGCACAAGAAGAAGCACCCAGATGCTTCAGTCAACTTCTCAGAGTTTTCTAAGAAGTGCTCAGAGAGGTGGAAG ACCATGTCtgctaaagagaaaggaaaatttgaagacatGGCAAAGGCGGACAAGGCCCGTTacgaaagagaaatgaaaacctataTCCCTCCTAAAggggaaacaaaaaagaagttcaaGGATCCCAATGCACCCAAGAGGCCTCC GTCGGccttcttcttgttctgttctgAGTATCGCCCCAAAATCAAGGGAGAACATCCTGGCCTATCCATTGGTGATGTTGCAAAGAAACTGGGAGAGATGTGGAATAACACTGCTGCAGATGATAAGCAGCCTTATGAAAAGAAAGCTGCCAAGCTGAAGGAAAAATACGAAAAG gatattgCTGCCTACCGAGCTAAAGGAAAACCTGATGCAGCAAAAAAGGGAGTTGTCAAGGctgaaaaaagcaagaaaaagaaggaagaggaggaagatgaggaagatgaagaggatgagg